One stretch of Streptomyces hygroscopicus DNA includes these proteins:
- a CDS encoding LysR family transcriptional regulator yields the protein MDLKAVRTFVAVADAGQFQEAAGDLSITQQAVSKRIAALEKELGVRLFTRTARGALLTIDGQAFLPHARELLRAEERAAASVRPGRRALRVDVIGRRLAPADLLRGFHRAHPGVELDVVTLFDADAAIAAVRTGTIDASFRAVTVPARRLPGGIEATRVHDEPIQLLTGPSHELAAAREVTPAELAGHRIWMPGIVPGTEWAAYYDDLAAAFGITIDAIGPYFGPEPLLDTIADSSTLATFVGERTRLVWPADYGLRRIEVHHPTPVYPHSLIWHRDNPHPALTALRDHLAAAPPGHRDAGAWTPKWAW from the coding sequence GTGGACCTCAAGGCCGTGCGCACCTTCGTCGCCGTCGCGGACGCGGGCCAGTTCCAGGAGGCGGCCGGCGATCTGTCCATCACCCAGCAGGCCGTCTCCAAGCGCATCGCCGCGCTGGAGAAGGAACTCGGCGTGCGGCTGTTCACCCGTACCGCGCGCGGAGCCCTGCTCACCATCGACGGGCAGGCGTTCCTGCCCCACGCCCGCGAACTTCTGCGGGCCGAGGAACGGGCCGCCGCCTCCGTACGCCCCGGCCGCCGCGCGCTGCGCGTCGATGTGATCGGGCGGCGGCTCGCACCGGCCGATCTGCTCCGCGGCTTCCACCGGGCGCACCCCGGGGTCGAACTCGATGTGGTGACGCTCTTCGACGCCGACGCGGCCATCGCCGCCGTGCGCACCGGCACGATCGACGCGTCGTTCCGGGCGGTCACCGTGCCCGCCCGGCGGCTCCCCGGCGGCATCGAGGCCACCCGGGTCCACGACGAGCCCATCCAGCTCCTCACCGGACCGTCCCATGAGCTCGCCGCCGCCCGCGAGGTCACCCCCGCCGAGCTCGCCGGGCACCGGATCTGGATGCCGGGCATCGTCCCCGGTACCGAATGGGCCGCCTACTACGACGACCTCGCCGCCGCGTTCGGGATCACCATCGACGCGATCGGCCCGTACTTCGGGCCCGAGCCGCTCCTCGACACGATCGCCGACTCCTCGACGCTGGCGACCTTCGTCGGCGAACGGACCCGCCTGGTCTGGCCCGCCGACTACGGGCTGCGGCGCATCGAGGTGCACCACCCGACCCCGGTCTACCCGCATTCGCTGATCTGGCACCGCGACAACCCGCACCCCGCCCTCACCGCGCTCCGCGACCACCTCGCCGCCGCGCCGCCCGGCCACCGCGACGCCGGTGCCTGGACGCCGAAATGGGCGTGGTGA
- a CDS encoding major facilitator transporter yields the protein MGARRKLGRQFGWLWGAYAVSAFGTWLAFDAFPMIAIIVLHAGAAQVSLLAAAGLAVGAAVALPLGPWMEFRRKRPVMIAMDVVRFAALMTVPVLFLLGRLTFAQLVVVSIVVSAADIAFTAASGACLKALVPREDLLVANARFESTAWTATMLGPQIGGAAIGLFGPVMTVAANAVSFLLSAAGIRAIGGTEPRPARTGPPPRLRAGELLEGWRCILTNPALRPLFFNQVLVGGLIMATAPLLAVLMLGSLGFAPWQYAMAFTLPCIGGLIGSRLAPRLAERFGRHRVMLISGALRACWLPGLAFVRPGTAGLVLVMAVELGLICCMGVFTPLYATYRLDRTPADRVARTLSAWSVSSKATVATLTALWGLLAAVTGPRIAIATAGLLSLATPLLLPRHEHGAPRPEQEPVPSHT from the coding sequence ATGGGGGCGAGGCGGAAGCTGGGGCGGCAGTTCGGATGGCTCTGGGGGGCGTACGCGGTCAGCGCGTTCGGCACCTGGCTCGCGTTCGACGCGTTCCCGATGATCGCGATCATTGTTCTCCATGCCGGGGCGGCCCAGGTGTCGCTGCTGGCGGCCGCGGGGCTCGCGGTGGGCGCGGCGGTGGCGCTGCCGCTCGGGCCATGGATGGAGTTCCGCCGCAAGCGGCCGGTGATGATCGCGATGGATGTGGTCCGGTTCGCGGCCCTGATGACCGTCCCCGTCCTGTTTCTGCTCGGCCGGCTCACCTTCGCCCAGCTCGTGGTCGTGTCGATCGTCGTCTCCGCGGCCGACATCGCCTTCACCGCGGCCAGTGGGGCGTGCCTGAAGGCGCTGGTGCCGCGGGAGGACCTGCTGGTGGCGAACGCGCGGTTCGAGTCCACGGCCTGGACCGCCACCATGCTCGGACCGCAGATCGGCGGGGCCGCGATCGGGCTCTTCGGTCCGGTGATGACCGTGGCGGCCAATGCGGTCAGCTTTCTGCTCTCGGCGGCGGGGATCCGTGCGATCGGCGGCACGGAGCCACGCCCCGCGCGCACCGGCCCGCCGCCACGGCTCCGGGCCGGTGAGCTGCTGGAGGGCTGGCGGTGCATTCTGACCAACCCGGCGCTGCGTCCGCTGTTCTTCAACCAGGTCCTGGTGGGCGGGCTGATCATGGCGACCGCGCCGCTGCTCGCCGTCCTCATGCTGGGCAGCCTGGGGTTCGCGCCCTGGCAGTACGCCATGGCCTTCACACTGCCCTGCATCGGCGGTCTGATCGGCTCCCGGCTGGCTCCCCGGCTGGCGGAACGGTTCGGGCGGCACCGGGTCATGCTGATCTCGGGGGCGCTGCGGGCGTGCTGGTTGCCGGGGTTGGCCTTCGTCCGCCCGGGTACGGCGGGACTGGTGCTGGTCATGGCGGTCGAGCTGGGGCTGATCTGCTGCATGGGCGTGTTCACCCCGCTGTACGCCACCTATCGGCTCGACCGGACCCCGGCGGACCGGGTCGCCCGCACCCTCTCCGCGTGGTCGGTCTCCAGCAAGGCCACCGTCGCGACCCTGACCGCCCTGTGGGGCCTGCTGGCCGCTGTCACCGGCCCCCGGATCGCGATCGCCACAGCCGGACTCCTCAGCCTGGCGACCCCGCTCCTCCTCCCCCGGCACGAGCACGGCGCGCCCCGT
- a CDS encoding amino acid adenylation protein, whose product MSNLFERTRRKESTGVVPVARDRELRASFAQRRLWFLDQLEPGNASYNLPFAVRVRGRLDVAHLSRALSLVAARHEALRTTFTETGGQPVQSIQPPAPVPVRIESVPEGPEEERLAAVRRLAGAEITEPFDLSTGPLLRAKVLRLDDHDHVLLLTVHHVATDAWSQGILVGELSAAYEAFDAGREPVLPPLPVQYADYAEWERDWLSGPTLRRQLDYWTKRLDGMAPALELPTDRPRPSVARQEGDAVRWELPAELIQAARRLGAGENATLYMTLLAAFQLVLGRYVDSDDITVGTPVANRGRAEVEGLIGFFVNTVVLRTDLSGDPTFRQLLARVRDMAAGAFAHGDLPFEYLVEQVHPERDLSRNPLVQVLFQMINVPGERLALPGAETEPYDHGRILTRMDLEVHLVEAEDGVLGHIVFSKALFDRSTVERLLHHVTVVLRGVLAEPDRPLSEISPLDDAERAKVLEEFNHTTGPVPAGSLPALFTAQAERRPGAVAVISGADRITYAELDQRSNQLAHLLESRGIGPETLVGLCVDRGAEMIVAILAILKLGAAYVPIDPNHPRDRIQFVLADAGVTVAVTQQRFSSLLEKPSEAEEPAGTSRITEGPETPGTAGALETSGESEPSGTAGVRLILLDAERESLTSRPRTPPTARPSAQNLAYVIYTSGSTGVPKGILMPASCVLNLVAWQKKALPIGPDAKTAQFATLTFDISLQEIFSALLYGETIVIPGEELRMDPVEFARWIHAHEIDQLFVPNVMLRAISEEVDPHGTELAALRHLSQAGEPLSLHHDLRELCARRPELRLHNHYGPSEAHVVTSYSLPAEVAEWPLTAPIGRPIGNTRVYVVDRRLRPVPVGVPGELCVAGAGLARGYLGRPDLTASRFVANPFHGDGSRMYRSGDLVRWLPDGNLEYLGRIDDQVKIRGFRIEPGEIEAILARHQDVLHTAVMVREDTPGDKRLVAYVVADATAADRHDRLTETLRRHVESAVPEYMVPSAFVLLDTMPLTSGGKIDRKALPAPDLRTVLEVGYVAPRTPGEEAVCRVYADLLGATRVGIDDDFFALGGHSLIATRVVARLRTALGVDVPLKTVFQQRTPRELAATLSAAARSVPGPELPPLVPTRRDQPVPLTFAQQQTDLFFGDVLDAGHWNIPMAVRVSGELDLDCLRRAMALLIDRHEALRTTFVREADGYVQVIRPNVPVQVEVAEADDEAEASVLAGQEAARPFDLTSGPLARLRVLRLAELDHVLVLTLHHLVTDGWSQGVLVRDLSLVYSALLRGAEPDLPPVPVQYADVANWEREWLRGDLLRRQLDYWQRHFDGMTPAELPTDRPRATSARYESGIYHWRLPKDAVEAARRLGESSSATLYMTLLTALKVVMSARSDNQDVLVGVPMANRGRDELENVVGLVSKMLALRTEVSGATDFGTLLATVRDAMSDAFTHQDVPFVSVLKHSVLKRSDLKHSDEPTGGHAGTRLSDDPPVKVIFQIVNTPQRPLMLTGLTAEPFLMTHPPVTVNVDMEIDLYENAEDGGLAGTVLFSTSLFDRATIERFCDDVVAVVSTAAGDPGRSVSQVWQVRGRDQ is encoded by the coding sequence ATGAGCAATCTCTTCGAGCGCACCAGGCGAAAGGAATCCACGGGTGTGGTGCCGGTCGCCAGGGACCGGGAGCTGAGGGCGTCATTCGCCCAGCGACGACTGTGGTTTCTGGACCAGTTGGAGCCCGGCAACGCCTCGTACAACCTCCCCTTCGCGGTGCGGGTGCGCGGCCGCCTGGACGTCGCCCATCTCTCCCGGGCCCTTTCGCTGGTGGCCGCCCGGCACGAGGCGCTGCGCACCACCTTCACCGAGACCGGCGGACAACCGGTGCAGTCGATCCAGCCCCCCGCCCCCGTTCCGGTGCGGATCGAATCGGTGCCCGAAGGCCCGGAGGAGGAGCGGCTCGCCGCGGTCCGGCGGCTGGCCGGAGCGGAGATCACCGAGCCCTTCGACCTGAGCACCGGCCCCTTGCTGCGGGCCAAGGTGCTGCGGCTGGACGACCACGACCACGTCCTGCTGCTGACGGTGCACCATGTGGCCACGGACGCCTGGTCACAGGGCATTCTGGTGGGTGAGCTGTCCGCCGCGTACGAGGCGTTCGACGCCGGGCGGGAGCCCGTACTGCCGCCGCTGCCCGTGCAGTACGCCGACTACGCGGAGTGGGAGCGCGACTGGCTGTCCGGTCCGACCCTGCGCCGCCAGTTGGACTACTGGACGAAGCGGCTCGACGGTATGGCCCCCGCGCTGGAGCTGCCCACCGACCGGCCCCGGCCCTCGGTCGCCCGCCAGGAAGGCGACGCGGTGCGCTGGGAGCTGCCCGCCGAACTGATCCAGGCCGCCCGCCGGCTGGGCGCCGGTGAGAACGCGACCCTCTACATGACCTTGCTGGCCGCCTTCCAACTGGTCCTGGGCCGGTATGTGGACAGCGACGACATCACGGTGGGCACCCCCGTGGCCAACCGGGGGCGCGCCGAGGTCGAGGGCCTCATCGGGTTCTTCGTCAATACCGTGGTGCTGCGGACCGACCTGTCCGGCGACCCCACCTTCCGCCAACTGCTGGCACGGGTCCGGGACATGGCGGCCGGTGCCTTCGCCCATGGCGACCTGCCCTTCGAGTATCTGGTGGAGCAGGTGCACCCCGAGCGGGACCTGTCCCGGAACCCGCTGGTACAGGTGCTCTTCCAGATGATCAACGTGCCGGGGGAGCGGCTCGCCCTGCCCGGCGCGGAGACCGAGCCCTACGACCACGGCCGGATCCTCACGCGGATGGACCTGGAGGTCCATCTCGTCGAGGCCGAGGACGGAGTGCTCGGTCATATCGTCTTCAGCAAGGCCCTGTTCGACAGGAGCACCGTCGAACGGCTGCTGCACCATGTCACCGTCGTCCTGCGAGGTGTTCTGGCCGAGCCGGACCGGCCCCTCTCCGAGATCTCCCCGCTCGACGACGCCGAGCGGGCGAAGGTCCTGGAGGAGTTCAACCACACCACGGGCCCCGTACCGGCCGGATCGCTGCCCGCGCTCTTCACCGCCCAGGCCGAACGCCGCCCCGGCGCGGTGGCCGTGATCAGCGGCGCCGACCGCATCACCTACGCCGAGCTGGACCAGCGCTCGAACCAGCTCGCCCACCTCCTGGAGAGCCGGGGGATCGGCCCCGAGACCCTGGTCGGGCTGTGTGTCGACCGCGGCGCCGAGATGATCGTGGCGATTCTCGCGATCCTCAAGCTCGGAGCGGCCTATGTGCCGATCGACCCGAACCACCCCCGGGACCGTATCCAGTTCGTACTGGCCGACGCCGGGGTGACCGTCGCCGTCACCCAGCAGCGCTTCAGCAGCCTGCTCGAAAAACCCTCCGAAGCGGAGGAGCCCGCCGGGACATCGCGGATCACCGAAGGGCCGGAGACACCCGGGACAGCCGGGGCACTTGAGACATCCGGGGAGAGTGAGCCATCCGGGACGGCCGGGGTCCGGCTCATCCTGCTCGACGCCGAGCGCGAATCGCTCACCAGCCGGCCCCGGACCCCGCCCACGGCACGGCCCAGCGCCCAGAACCTCGCCTATGTCATCTACACCTCCGGCTCCACCGGAGTCCCCAAGGGCATCCTCATGCCCGCCTCCTGTGTGCTCAACCTGGTGGCCTGGCAGAAGAAGGCCCTGCCGATCGGCCCCGACGCAAAGACGGCCCAATTCGCCACGCTGACCTTCGACATCTCGCTCCAGGAGATCTTCTCGGCGCTGCTGTACGGCGAGACGATCGTCATCCCCGGCGAGGAACTGCGCATGGACCCCGTCGAGTTCGCCCGATGGATCCACGCCCACGAGATCGACCAGCTCTTCGTACCGAATGTGATGCTGCGGGCGATCTCCGAGGAAGTGGATCCGCACGGCACCGAGCTGGCCGCGCTGCGCCATCTCTCACAGGCCGGTGAACCCCTCTCCCTCCACCACGATCTGCGCGAGCTGTGTGCCCGCCGCCCCGAGCTGCGGCTGCACAACCACTACGGTCCCAGCGAAGCCCATGTGGTGACCTCCTACTCGCTCCCCGCCGAGGTGGCCGAGTGGCCGCTCACCGCCCCCATCGGCCGCCCGATCGGCAACACCCGGGTGTACGTCGTCGACCGGCGGCTCCGGCCCGTCCCCGTGGGGGTGCCCGGTGAGCTGTGCGTGGCCGGAGCGGGCCTGGCCAGAGGCTATCTCGGCCGTCCGGATCTGACCGCCTCCCGGTTCGTGGCGAACCCGTTCCACGGCGATGGATCGCGGATGTACCGCTCCGGCGACCTGGTGCGCTGGCTGCCCGACGGCAACCTGGAATACCTCGGCCGGATCGACGACCAGGTGAAGATCCGTGGCTTCCGGATCGAACCGGGCGAGATCGAGGCGATCCTCGCCAGGCACCAGGATGTGCTGCACACGGCCGTGATGGTGCGTGAGGACACCCCGGGGGACAAGCGGCTGGTGGCCTATGTGGTGGCCGATGCCACCGCCGCGGACCGGCACGACCGGCTGACCGAAACCCTGCGCCGGCACGTCGAGTCCGCGGTGCCCGAATACATGGTGCCCTCCGCTTTCGTCCTGCTGGACACCATGCCCCTGACCTCCGGCGGCAAGATCGACCGGAAGGCGCTGCCCGCCCCCGACCTGCGCACCGTGCTGGAGGTCGGCTACGTCGCCCCCCGCACCCCCGGGGAAGAGGCCGTCTGCCGGGTCTACGCGGATCTGCTCGGCGCCACCAGGGTCGGTATCGACGACGACTTCTTCGCACTGGGCGGCCATTCCCTCATCGCCACCAGGGTGGTCGCCAGGCTCCGGACCGCCCTTGGCGTCGACGTACCGCTGAAGACCGTTTTCCAGCAACGCACCCCCAGGGAGCTGGCGGCCACCCTCAGCGCCGCCGCCCGGTCCGTTCCCGGGCCCGAGCTGCCGCCGCTGGTCCCCACGCGGCGCGATCAGCCCGTACCCCTCACCTTCGCACAGCAGCAGACGGACCTCTTCTTCGGCGATGTCCTCGACGCCGGGCACTGGAACATCCCCATGGCCGTGCGGGTCTCGGGCGAACTGGACCTCGACTGCCTGCGGCGGGCGATGGCCCTGCTGATCGACCGGCACGAGGCCCTGCGCACCACCTTCGTCAGGGAAGCCGACGGATACGTCCAGGTGATCCGGCCGAATGTGCCGGTCCAGGTGGAGGTGGCCGAGGCGGACGACGAGGCCGAAGCCTCCGTACTGGCCGGACAGGAGGCGGCACGGCCCTTCGACCTCACGAGCGGCCCACTGGCGAGGCTGCGCGTGCTGCGCCTGGCCGAGCTCGACCATGTGCTGGTGCTCACCCTGCACCATCTGGTCACCGACGGCTGGTCCCAAGGTGTGCTGGTCCGCGATCTGTCCCTCGTGTACTCGGCCCTGCTGCGCGGCGCCGAACCCGATCTGCCGCCCGTGCCCGTCCAGTACGCCGATGTCGCGAACTGGGAGCGCGAGTGGTTGCGCGGGGATCTGCTGCGACGCCAACTCGACTACTGGCAGCGGCACTTCGATGGAATGACACCCGCCGAACTGCCCACTGACCGGCCCCGCGCCACGTCGGCCCGATACGAGAGCGGCATCTACCACTGGCGACTGCCGAAGGACGCCGTGGAGGCGGCCCGGCGACTGGGCGAATCGTCCAGCGCCACCTTGTACATGACGCTGCTGACCGCGCTGAAGGTGGTCATGTCCGCCCGCTCGGACAACCAGGACGTCCTCGTCGGCGTGCCCATGGCCAACCGTGGCCGGGACGAACTGGAGAACGTGGTGGGCCTCGTCTCCAAGATGCTGGCGCTGCGCACCGAGGTCTCCGGCGCCACGGACTTCGGCACACTGCTGGCCACGGTGCGCGATGCGATGTCGGACGCCTTTACCCACCAGGACGTGCCGTTCGTCTCCGTTCTCAAGCACTCGGTTCTCAAGCGCTCGGATCTCAAGCACTCGGACGAACCCACCGGCGGCCACGCCGGGACACGGCTGTCGGACGATCCGCCGGTAAAGGTGATCTTCCAGATCGTCAACACCCCACAGCGGCCCCTCATGCTCACCGGGCTTACCGCCGAGCCGTTCCTGATGACCCACCCACCGGTGACCGTCAACGTGGACATGGAGATCGACCTGTACGAGAACGCGGAGGACGGCGGCCTCGCCGGCACCGTGCTGTTCAGCACGTCCCTCTTCGACCGCGCCACCATCGAGCGGTTCTGCGACGACGTGGTGGCGGTGGTCTCCACAGCCGCCGGGGACCCCGGTCGGTCGGTCTCGCAGGTGTGGCAGGTCCGAGGTCGCGATCAGTGA